The following is a genomic window from Motacilla alba alba isolate MOTALB_02 chromosome 24, Motacilla_alba_V1.0_pri, whole genome shotgun sequence.
GATTTCGCTGACAAACACCACGGCGTTCACTTCCGTGGCGGAtttgcccagccccagcaccaggaTCATGCCACAGATGCTCAGGGTGTGGTGGAGCAGCATCAGGTCCCCCTCGGTCTGGAAGTACAGGCACCAGCCCAGGTCAAAGATGAAGTAGCCCAAGGTCAGGGACAGCACGTGGATCTGGAGAGGGGTGTTTGGTGAACCTGGGATGGAAGATGTTTtatttaagatatttttctgctttacagaTCACTACAGGTCGATGGTGCTTCTCGCCTCCTAAATTTCCAGCCTTGTCCAAGTGCCAGGAATTAGGGATATTTGGTTCTGCTTCCCCTTCAcaccccagcctgcccagcagGCCCATGCCAtcctgccccactgctgcttcccttctccttccagccTTTTGGAAAGGCCAGACCTCCATCAGCAGCACCATCTGAGATTTAACCACAGGAACCAGCCAGCAAAACCTTGCAGCTGAATTTCAGGAGTTATTACACCCTTCATGATGCGAAAGCACTTTGTTCTCCACACCTTGCTACACCTGATGCTGCGATAAAGTCAAGCTGCCAACCTGGAAACTTCCAATTTGTACATGgacaagccaaaaaaaaaaaaaaaattaaaataacaaaaggaTGAACACGAGAAGTGGTGGAAAAGGAAGCAGCGGAATTAAACAAAATTTGGCCCCGGACACGCAGGTGTAAGAGGAGAGGAAACCAGCCCCTACCTCCACCTGTGAGAGATGCACAGGGGAGGGTGAATTCCAGACATACCTGCGTGGGTCAGAGGCCAGGGGCCATCCAGGAACATGACATAGCCAGAGAGGCAGGTGACAATGAGCCCGTGCAGGAGGGTGACCAGGCGACAGCTCCACTTGCAGGAACGCTGCCTGTTCCAGCGGcacaggcagctgtagagaCACAGCCAGGtggcaaagctgcagctcaCCTCCAGGACGATGGGAACCATCCTGCTGGACACGGAGGGACAGCGTGAGGagggcagcagcccctcagAAAGCCGGGCTCATCCCCACCATCCTCCGTATCCACCCATGGAAATCCCGGACAGGgtgggggaaaaaccccacaaaaaccgGAACGAGCAGAACAAACCTTGCCGTGAGCACCGTTTCCAAATCCCCCGAACGGGAAACCCACAACCCCAACCCTCCCGCTGCCAAAGCACCTCTGCTCCTCGGGCACCGGGGGGGGACCAgaccccatccccatcccggcACGGGCTGGGGGTACCCGAGAACCCCCAAATCCTCACCCCGCTCCGGCTCTGCGCGCCCAGCACCTGCGCCCGGCTGGGGCTGCCCGGGCGGGAGGCGGTGCCAGCGCTCCCGGAGCCTTTTATcgtccctgcccagccctgcccggcccagccctgcccagcccggcccggcccggcccggcccggcccccgctgCATCCCCCGAGGATGCTCCGCCGCATCCCCGCAGGCTCTGCCCGCTGGAGCCGCCCCGGAGGCGCGCAGGGATGCGCGGAGCGGAGCTGCGAGCCCCGGGGCAGGGCCAGCgccggggcagggcgggcagggaagggggaacGGGGCGGGGGAAGCGGGACAGGCGCTCCGTACCTCCGCCCAGCCTCGGCTCGCCCGGCTGGAGCCGTCCCGGAGGGCGCCCAGACTTTATTTTGGCTGGGCGTTTTCCTGCCTATTTATGGAGAATAAAGCTGGATCAGGCTGGGTgttctttatcttcttttcttcctattttttcctattgttttgCCGAGTCTCCTGGAGTCTTCTTCCCAGCTCTCTCGCAGCTGGGGGTGCGGGGAGCACCTTCGTGCGGATTGCAGGGAGGGGAGGCCGGGGCAGGACTCAGAGGCTTGGGGACGGGCCGGGAGTGGTGCCGGACACTCGGTGCTCAGGGAGATGTGACACACAACGTGCAGAACAGGATGAGtgagccaggagctgagctggggccaAGCTCACGGCTAGGAGTGAGTaaccaggacagggctgtgcttcTTCCAAGCCCTGCCAGCCAGCTGGGTGTCAGCGCTGTGTCATCCCTGACTCAGTTTGCTTTAAAATCTGATACTGTGTCCCCCAAACGACCCcgcagccagagctctgctctgggagtgAAGCCACTGAGGGCACGAGAGCCCTTCCCAGTGAGCTCTGCCAcgtgtgctgtgctgcacaggaTGCTCCTGTGAGTTATACACTCAAATATCCTTTTAATTGGACTGTAGATTATAGGTTTCTCTTATATTTGAGCTAAAACTTGCTGATTTTGGTCTCCTTTTCTAGCATTTTGAAGCAGGAGGAAGGGTGTCCCACTGCAGTTTGAGCATCTGTGAAGCTGAGCCTGAATTTAAGCTGCAAGGTGTTCTTGGACTGACAGGATCCATGCCAAGCCTACCAGAGCTGGAAATCCTGAGGCTGTGAGCATCAGGAACAATGAGGGAGCTCGGTGGCATCATTTGGGCACTGGGAAATGCTCAAAATCTCCCTTCAGTCCACAAGGAAACCTGGGAAGGACGAGGAATATTCCCCCAGCTTGCACTCCCTCTCCTCACAGGTGGAAatcagaggaggaaagaaatgaatgaacaataaaaaacttaaataccaacaaaaatgtgttaattttccagccctccccagcttTGCTTGGACTTGGGCACTGCTAAATATCAATTTATGAGATAGCCCAGCTGCTGATGTGCAGCTGGAAttgccacagcagctctccttggagaggggcaggcacagggagcacggggatgctccaggcacagctctggggacagctcagctgctcaggaggTCACCGAGTTCCCACAGGGAGCGATTGCTCCCTGCATTGTTCCTCCGTGCCTGTGGGAGGTGACTCCTGCTCCTGGAAAGCTGGAATTTCCTGCCCTGTTGATTTGAGCTCCCTCAGATGCTCTCCTGCGAGGCTGGAAGCGTTCCTGGGTGGCAGGGGAGCGAAGCTCTTTCCCTTCCAGCTGGAGCTTTTTTGTGGAGCACACAATCTGctggtgtttgttttcccaCTCGGGGCCAGTTCATCAATAAATCCCAGGGATTTGCCGTTGTGTTTGTAAACTTTGTGGAGGAGATGAACCCTCAGGATGTTTTTGCACAACGCCTGGCAGAGCTTGGCCTTGATCTCAGTGGAAACATTCACGTGCAGGTGCTGTTATTCAGCTTTTAATACACTGGTGGTTTCCCTCCCAGTTTTCAGGAACGTTATTCCAAAATTCATGCAGGTGGGAGCAAATGACTTGGAGGGATTCCTGAGCAGCAAATGGAATGGGTTGGAATGGAAGCCAGATTTGGATCTTAACGTATCTTCTCAAGGCTCTGAGAGCATATGGATGCACAGTAGACTGTGGAGATGATTGGAAAGAGCTgatttaactttatttttgaTCCCTTTGACCAAGGGCTCATAAACCTCTGCCAGCCTGGACCAAGTCACTTGACTCTGAAGGCAAAATACAAATtacagctcagctcccaggggtTAATCCAGGAATtcatccaggaattcctgggtgAAAGGTGCAGGCTGAGATGATGAAGACAATCAGTGCTCACTGTGGAAATAATTGCTGATCATCTCTGAAAGAATTTGAGATTTTCACAGTGGAAACAAGCTGGAAACTACAGCTGTGCTGAGGCTTGGGTTAATAAATGTCCTCGGTGATGGGTGGCTGGAGAATCAGCTGTGATGTTCATCAGTCCCCAAATTCTGCTCTTGGGCTCAAATTGAGCACTGGGAGAAGGAAATTGGATTTTCATCACCAGTGCCTGTCAGGGATCAAGTCCCTTCTCCAAGGTCACGCAGAAAGTAAAATGAGACAGAGTGGCCCAAAGGTTCAGATCGGTGTTTAAATCTGTCCTTATCTGCTAATCTTAACTATCCATATCagccaaaattaattaaaaataaaggagaaatcTGCTAATCTTAACTATCCATATCagccaaaattaattaaaaataaaggagaaatcAGAGTGGAACTGTAACCATAATTTTCCTGGTGACAAGCTGTGAAAATCGACTTTTCCTTTGGAACCTCATGGAATTCCCAAGCACTTGCACCAAGCTCAAGCAATACTACGTGGACACaaaaacagagaacagaagaTCAATTCCTCACAGCTCAAAGACCAGAAGGCATCTCAATAATTGCTCGTTATTATTTGGTATCagataaaacccccaaaaaagaggaaaataaataaaaaagggaaggTCAAGACTCCTTTTCATCCCATTCATTTGTGTAAACCAACGCAAATCACAATTTCCCCCCAAGGTTTCCAGCAATAACAAGACCTGGACACAAGTTTTgcaaaagacaattttttttttttggttgtttgtttggtttttttttttttttaaaggaaaaaaataagaaggctctaaaatacttaattaaaaaaaaaaaaaggaagaaaaaaaacaaacaaaaagcaccTTTAGAAAGGGAGCAGGAGGCGCAAAGCAAGTGGATGGGGAGCCTGGGGCAAACCAAGGCTCCCACCCAGCCACGGGGCTGCGGTGAAATGAACTCAAACCTCGGCTCAGTTTGGGGGCTGTGcgtgacagggacagcaggagggacCCTCCTTCCTTTTGGGGACCTCtgggacagggtggggacagagacagagagagacagagagagtCCTGGCACAGGAGCCCTGCCCGGGAGGATGCGGAGCTGCAAGCGGAGGAGCCATGCGAGGACAGCGAAGGACTGCAGGGACAGTGCCACTGCGGGGGCTTGGGCACGGGGACAGTGTCGCTgtgggggctgggggaggaggggcaatgtcactgtggggct
Proteins encoded in this region:
- the LOC119711417 gene encoding TLC domain-containing protein 5-like, producing MVPIVLEVSCSFATWLCLYSCLCRWNRQRSCKWSCRLVTLLHGLIVTCLSGYVMFLDGPWPLTHAGSPNTPLQIHVLSLTLGYFIFDLGWCLYFQTEGDLMLLHHTLSICGMILVLGLGKSATEVNAVVFVSEITNPLLQTRWFLRETGSYHTSLGKLVDFLFVLLFLVLRIGAGAWIMYGVVTSPEPNWLLKAGGLAMYVVSLGFMVEICRFVRRKMWKKAPSVDAQSLQE